The proteins below come from a single Isoptericola dokdonensis DS-3 genomic window:
- a CDS encoding DUF4190 domain-containing protein translates to MTVPPSGDPYAPQQPRTSGPDAATTASADLPGPPAPTTGPSPYVSGAPADGPGPYGSPAYGAPQPPTDGVSIGALVTGVLGMALIPLGLGIAGIVRTSGGKRRGKGLAIAGLVLGVLSTIVWGFVVAGLMFVATNQDAFGESLQEGLSEALEEQTGTNLVVGNCFEAPADLTSGDPLQAVDCAEPHSSEVVGVLELADGDFPGLDAVVTQAEAGCLEQFASYVGVEYAESTLNVVYFHPTEVSWTLGDRKVICGAGMMDGTPLTETVAGSGL, encoded by the coding sequence GTGACCGTCCCGCCGTCCGGCGACCCTTACGCCCCGCAGCAGCCCCGCACCTCCGGCCCGGACGCGGCGACCACCGCCTCCGCCGACCTGCCCGGACCCCCGGCACCCACGACCGGCCCGTCGCCCTACGTCTCGGGCGCGCCCGCGGACGGCCCCGGGCCCTACGGGTCCCCGGCGTACGGAGCGCCGCAGCCGCCGACGGACGGTGTCTCGATCGGCGCGCTCGTGACCGGCGTCCTCGGCATGGCCCTGATCCCGCTGGGTCTCGGCATCGCGGGCATCGTCCGCACCTCCGGCGGGAAGCGCCGCGGCAAGGGGCTCGCGATCGCCGGCCTCGTCCTCGGCGTGCTGTCGACCATCGTCTGGGGCTTCGTCGTCGCGGGCCTGATGTTCGTCGCCACGAACCAGGACGCCTTCGGCGAGAGCCTCCAGGAGGGCCTCAGCGAGGCGCTGGAGGAGCAGACCGGCACGAACCTCGTCGTCGGCAACTGCTTCGAGGCACCGGCGGACCTCACCAGCGGCGACCCGCTGCAGGCCGTCGACTGCGCGGAGCCGCACTCCTCGGAGGTCGTCGGCGTGCTGGAGCTGGCCGACGGGGACTTCCCGGGACTGGACGCGGTCGTCACGCAGGCCGAGGCAGGCTGCCTGGAGCAGTTCGCCTCGTACGTCGGCGTCGAGTACGCCGAGTCCACGCTGAACGTCGTCTACTTCCACCCCACCGAGGTGTCGTGGACGCTCGGCGACCGCAAGGTCATCTGCGGCGCCGGAATGATGGACGGCACCCCGCTGACGGAGACCGTGGCCGGCAGCGGACTCTGA
- a CDS encoding phosphoribosylaminoimidazolesuccinocarboxamide synthase, protein MTDARIDDLPDAFAGGPLDLPGWTHVYSGKVRDLYAPDLPALGGVHPLGDVVLVVASDRVSAYDHVLSPGIPDKGVVLTQLSLWWFEQLADLVDNHVVSTEASAEPGDGFVPDVVAGRAMICRRLDMFPVECVVRGYLTGSGLAEYRQNGEVTGIPLPDGLVDGSRLPEPTFTPATKAEVGEHDENVTFEEVARRVGGADAAALRDLTLAVYGRAEQVARERGVILADTKLEFGTVTDAVTGERRIVLGDEVLTPDSSRFWPADDWEPGRAQASFDKQYVRDWLTSPASGWDRAGDTPPPALPADVVLRTRDRYLDAYERITGAPLA, encoded by the coding sequence GTGACCGACGCGCGCATCGACGACCTGCCCGACGCCTTCGCCGGCGGCCCGCTCGACCTGCCGGGGTGGACGCACGTCTACTCGGGCAAGGTCCGCGACCTGTACGCGCCGGACCTCCCGGCGCTCGGCGGCGTGCACCCCCTGGGCGACGTCGTCCTGGTGGTCGCGTCGGACAGGGTCTCCGCCTACGACCACGTGCTGAGCCCCGGCATCCCGGACAAGGGCGTGGTGCTGACCCAGCTCAGCCTGTGGTGGTTCGAACAGCTCGCCGACCTCGTGGACAACCACGTCGTGTCGACGGAGGCCAGCGCGGAGCCGGGCGACGGCTTCGTGCCCGACGTCGTGGCGGGCCGCGCGATGATCTGCCGGCGCCTCGACATGTTCCCCGTCGAGTGCGTGGTGCGGGGCTACCTCACCGGGTCGGGCCTGGCGGAGTACCGCCAGAATGGCGAGGTCACCGGCATCCCGCTCCCGGACGGCCTCGTGGACGGATCGCGGCTGCCCGAGCCGACCTTCACCCCGGCCACCAAGGCGGAGGTGGGCGAGCACGACGAGAACGTGACGTTCGAGGAGGTCGCCCGCCGCGTCGGGGGCGCCGACGCCGCCGCGCTGCGCGACCTCACCCTGGCCGTGTACGGCCGGGCCGAGCAGGTCGCCCGTGAACGCGGCGTGATCCTCGCGGACACCAAGCTGGAGTTCGGCACCGTCACCGACGCCGTCACGGGCGAACGCCGTATCGTCCTGGGCGACGAGGTCCTCACCCCCGACTCGTCCCGGTTCTGGCCGGCCGACGACTGGGAGCCGGGCCGCGCGCAGGCCAGCTTCGACAAGCAGTACGTCCGCGACTGGCTGACGTCACCGGCCTCCGGCTGGGACCGTGCGGGTGACACACCGCCCCCGGCGCTGCCCGCCGACGTCGTGCTGCGCACGCGCGATCGCTACCTGGACGCGTACGAGCGGATCACCGGCGCGCCGCTCGCCTGA
- the purD gene encoding phosphoribosylamine--glycine ligase, whose product MKILVVGNGAREHAIVHALASESAVGGAPHELHAAPGNPGMGSQATLHAVDALDGAAVAALATALSADLVVVGPEAPLVAGVADAVRAAEIPVFGPSAQAAQLEGSKAFAKEVMAAASVPTAMAHVCTTPGELAEALDAFGAPYVVKDDGLAAGKGVVVTTDRAAALAHGEAALAARGDEGVVVVEEYLDGPEVSLFCLCDGTTVVPMVPAQDFKRVSDADAGPNTGGMGAYTPLDWAPAGLVGEVVDRIAQPTVDEMARRGTPFSGVLYVGLALTSRGTRVVEFNARFGDPEIQAVLARLDTPLSGVMLAAARGELADLPPLHWSDEAVVNVVVASHGYPEGPRTGDPISGIEDAAALDDVHVLHAGTALTDDGTLVSAGGRVLSVVGRGADLAAARAASYAGVAKIALADSHHRTDIALKAERGEVAVP is encoded by the coding sequence GTGAAGATCCTCGTCGTCGGGAACGGTGCCCGCGAGCACGCCATCGTCCACGCTCTCGCGTCCGAGTCCGCCGTGGGAGGTGCACCGCACGAGCTGCACGCCGCCCCCGGCAACCCGGGCATGGGCAGCCAGGCGACCCTGCACGCCGTGGACGCCCTCGACGGTGCCGCCGTCGCCGCGCTGGCCACGGCGCTGAGCGCCGACCTCGTCGTCGTCGGACCCGAGGCGCCGCTCGTCGCAGGCGTCGCGGACGCCGTCCGGGCCGCCGAGATCCCCGTCTTCGGGCCGTCGGCGCAGGCCGCACAGCTCGAGGGCTCGAAGGCGTTCGCCAAGGAGGTCATGGCCGCCGCGAGCGTGCCGACCGCGATGGCGCACGTCTGCACCACCCCCGGGGAGCTCGCCGAGGCCCTCGACGCGTTCGGCGCCCCCTACGTCGTCAAGGACGACGGGCTCGCCGCCGGCAAGGGCGTCGTCGTCACCACCGACCGGGCCGCCGCGCTGGCCCACGGCGAGGCGGCGCTGGCCGCCCGCGGCGACGAGGGCGTCGTCGTCGTCGAGGAGTACCTGGACGGCCCCGAGGTCTCCCTGTTCTGCCTCTGCGACGGCACCACCGTCGTGCCGATGGTCCCCGCACAGGACTTCAAGCGCGTGTCCGACGCCGACGCCGGCCCCAACACCGGCGGCATGGGCGCGTACACGCCGCTCGACTGGGCTCCCGCCGGCCTCGTGGGGGAGGTCGTGGACCGCATCGCCCAGCCCACCGTCGACGAGATGGCCCGCCGCGGCACCCCGTTCTCCGGCGTCCTGTACGTGGGCCTCGCCCTCACCTCGCGCGGCACCCGCGTCGTGGAGTTCAACGCCCGGTTCGGCGACCCCGAGATCCAGGCCGTGCTCGCGCGCCTCGACACCCCGCTGTCCGGCGTCATGCTCGCCGCCGCGCGCGGGGAGCTCGCCGACCTGCCGCCGCTGCACTGGTCCGACGAGGCCGTCGTCAACGTCGTCGTCGCCTCCCACGGCTACCCGGAGGGCCCCCGCACCGGCGACCCGATCTCCGGCATCGAGGACGCGGCCGCGCTGGACGACGTGCACGTCCTGCACGCCGGCACCGCGCTCACCGACGACGGCACCCTCGTCTCCGCCGGTGGCCGCGTGCTGTCCGTCGTCGGGCGAGGCGCCGACCTCGCCGCCGCGCGTGCCGCGTCGTACGCGGGCGTCGCGAAGATCGCCCTGGCCGACTCGCACCACCGCACCGACATCGCGCTGAAGGCCGAGCGGGGCGAGGTCGCCGTCCCCTGA
- a CDS encoding PPOX class F420-dependent oxidoreductase produces MTTNAKAPDDEQALLDLVAGGNKGVLATLRRAGRPQLSNVLYAWDAATRTARVSVTADRAKTRNAARDPRVSLHVSAPDFWSYAVLDGTAELSDVAADPHDAAADELVDTYRAAAGREHPDWEEFRATMVAEGRQVLRVRAERVYGMARLPQP; encoded by the coding sequence ATGACGACGAACGCGAAGGCCCCCGACGACGAGCAGGCCCTCCTCGACCTCGTGGCGGGCGGGAACAAGGGGGTCCTGGCGACCCTGCGCCGGGCGGGACGACCCCAGCTGTCCAACGTGCTGTACGCCTGGGACGCCGCGACCCGCACGGCGCGCGTGTCCGTCACGGCGGATCGCGCCAAGACCCGCAACGCCGCCCGCGACCCCCGGGTCTCGCTGCACGTCAGCGCCCCCGACTTCTGGAGCTACGCGGTGCTCGACGGCACCGCCGAGCTGAGCGACGTCGCCGCCGACCCGCACGACGCGGCGGCCGACGAGCTGGTCGACACGTACCGCGCCGCGGCCGGCCGGGAGCACCCCGACTGGGAGGAGTTCCGCGCGACGATGGTGGCCGAAGGGCGCCAGGTGCTGCGCGTGCGCGCGGAGCGTGTCTACGGGATGGCGCGCCTGCCGCAGCCCTGA
- a CDS encoding transporter substrate-binding domain-containing protein, with translation MVDLEPGPDVVAALAPAGVLRAVVNLGNPVLAQGTPDDPRGVTVDLARELARLLGVRVAFECVDAARLSFAAVVEGRADVGFLAVEPARAADVAFTAPYVLIEGVFAVPETSTVRVADDVDAPGVRVGVKEGSAYDLYLTRTLRHAGVVRGVEGTAVFEAEGLDVAAGIRQPVERWVAQRSGLRVVEPRFTEIRQAVATGRDRTPESVAWLRETVMALRDGGFVTDALARSGQDATVPGTPS, from the coding sequence ATGGTCGACCTGGAGCCCGGTCCCGACGTCGTCGCCGCGCTCGCCCCGGCGGGAGTGCTGCGTGCGGTGGTCAACCTCGGCAACCCCGTGCTCGCGCAGGGCACGCCGGACGATCCGCGCGGGGTCACCGTGGACCTCGCACGGGAGCTCGCCCGTCTGCTCGGCGTGCGGGTGGCGTTCGAGTGCGTCGACGCCGCCCGGCTGTCGTTCGCGGCGGTGGTCGAGGGACGCGCCGACGTCGGGTTCCTCGCGGTGGAGCCCGCCCGCGCCGCCGACGTCGCGTTCACCGCGCCGTACGTCCTGATCGAGGGCGTGTTCGCGGTCCCCGAGACGTCGACCGTGCGGGTCGCGGACGACGTCGACGCCCCCGGCGTGCGCGTCGGGGTCAAGGAGGGCTCCGCCTACGACCTCTACCTGACCCGCACGCTGCGCCACGCCGGCGTGGTCCGCGGCGTCGAGGGCACGGCCGTGTTCGAGGCCGAAGGGCTCGACGTGGCGGCGGGGATCCGCCAGCCTGTCGAGCGGTGGGTCGCGCAGCGCTCCGGGCTGCGCGTCGTCGAGCCGCGGTTCACGGAGATCCGCCAGGCCGTCGCCACGGGGCGCGACCGCACCCCGGAGTCGGTCGCGTGGTTGCGGGAGACGGTGATGGCCCTGCGCGACGGCGGTTTCGTCACCGACGCGCTCGCCCGCTCCGGCCAGGACGCGACCGTGCCGGGAACACCCTCCTGA
- a CDS encoding adenylosuccinate synthase: MPAVVLVGAQWGDEGKGKATDLLGDRVDYVVKFNGGNNAGHTVVIGDEKYALHLLPSGILSPGVTPVIANGVVVDIEVLYEELDALNERGVDTSKLLVSSGAHVITSYHRTLDKVTERFLGKRRIGTTGRGIGPAYADKINRVGLRIADLFDPKILAEKVEGSLDQKNHLLVKVYNRRAVEVDEVVEELLAHAERLRPMVADTGLVLNQALDANKNVLFEGGQATMLDVDHGTYPFVTSSNATAGGAVTGSGVGPTRIDSVIGVIKAYTTRVGEGPFPTELFDANGEYLLKTGGEYGVTTGRARRCGWYDSVIARYSARVNGLTDLVVTKLDVLTGMEKVPVCVAYDVDGTRYDEMPDDQSAFHHAKPIYEEFPGWWEDISGCRTLEELPANARAYLDALEDVSGCRISAVGVGPRRDEIIGINDLIHSRS; the protein is encoded by the coding sequence ATGCCAGCGGTGGTGCTCGTCGGTGCCCAGTGGGGCGATGAGGGCAAGGGCAAGGCGACGGACCTCCTGGGCGACCGGGTGGACTACGTCGTCAAGTTCAACGGCGGCAACAACGCCGGGCACACGGTCGTCATCGGCGACGAGAAGTACGCCCTGCACCTGCTGCCGTCGGGCATCCTCTCCCCGGGCGTCACGCCGGTCATCGCCAACGGCGTGGTCGTCGACATCGAGGTGCTGTACGAGGAGCTGGACGCGCTGAACGAGCGCGGCGTCGACACCTCGAAGCTGCTCGTGTCGTCCGGCGCGCACGTGATCACCAGCTACCACCGCACGCTCGACAAGGTCACCGAGCGCTTCCTCGGCAAGCGCCGCATCGGGACGACGGGCCGGGGCATCGGCCCGGCGTACGCCGACAAGATCAACCGGGTGGGCCTGCGCATCGCGGACCTGTTCGACCCGAAGATCCTCGCGGAGAAGGTCGAGGGATCGCTCGACCAGAAGAACCACCTGCTGGTGAAGGTCTACAACCGGCGCGCGGTCGAGGTCGACGAGGTCGTCGAGGAGCTCCTCGCGCACGCCGAGCGGCTCAGGCCGATGGTCGCGGACACCGGCCTGGTGCTCAACCAGGCGCTGGACGCGAACAAGAACGTCCTGTTCGAGGGCGGCCAGGCGACCATGCTCGACGTCGACCACGGCACGTACCCGTTCGTCACCTCGTCGAACGCGACGGCCGGCGGCGCCGTCACCGGCTCGGGCGTCGGCCCGACCCGCATCGACTCCGTCATCGGCGTCATCAAGGCGTACACGACGCGTGTCGGCGAGGGCCCGTTCCCCACGGAGCTGTTCGACGCGAACGGCGAGTACCTCCTCAAGACGGGCGGCGAGTACGGCGTCACCACCGGCCGCGCCCGGCGCTGCGGCTGGTACGACTCCGTCATCGCCCGCTACTCGGCCCGCGTCAACGGCCTCACCGACCTCGTCGTCACCAAGCTCGACGTGCTCACCGGCATGGAGAAGGTCCCCGTCTGCGTCGCCTACGACGTCGACGGCACCCGCTACGACGAGATGCCGGACGACCAGTCGGCGTTCCACCACGCGAAGCCGATCTACGAGGAGTTCCCCGGCTGGTGGGAGGACATCTCCGGCTGCCGCACGCTGGAGGAGCTGCCCGCGAACGCCCGCGCCTACCTCGACGCGCTGGAGGACGTCTCCGGCTGCCGCATCTCGGCCGTCGGCGTCGGCCCGCGCCGCGACGAGATCATCGGCATCAACGACCTGATCCACTCGCGCTCCTGA
- a CDS encoding STAS domain-containing protein, with the protein MIEIATSSTTTTLVIAGDLDLAEREQFPEITARVVGLRRQLLVIDMCRVTFMDSTGAAFLISLADSGRKRGGATVLRGADERDLFVLEVCGALDLFRVDADHRCEQTAPSSGATPITLPQRPRPA; encoded by the coding sequence ATGATCGAGATCGCGACGTCCTCCACGACGACGACGCTCGTGATCGCGGGGGACCTGGATCTCGCCGAACGGGAGCAGTTCCCGGAGATCACGGCGCGCGTGGTCGGCCTGCGCCGGCAGCTGCTGGTGATCGACATGTGCCGGGTGACCTTCATGGACTCCACCGGAGCGGCCTTCCTCATCTCGCTCGCCGACTCCGGCCGCAAGCGCGGAGGCGCCACGGTGCTGCGCGGCGCGGACGAGCGGGACCTGTTCGTGCTGGAGGTGTGCGGCGCGCTCGACCTGTTCCGGGTCGACGCCGACCACCGCTGCGAGCAGACGGCTCCCTCGTCGGGGGCGACGCCGATCACCCTGCCGCAGCGCCCGCGACCCGCCTGA
- a CDS encoding DUF3151 domain-containing protein: MTSSGPVDNLLPGPAPTLLPDDHAVVREAISAGDEPARLAADHPAASLAWAVLAEQTLDGGDDVVHAVTAYAYARTGYHRGLDALRRAGWRGQGPVPATHEPNQGFLRALLALSEAAARIGEDDEAERCARFLVDSGATLDEVRALR; the protein is encoded by the coding sequence ATGACGTCTTCCGGTCCTGTGGACAACCTGCTCCCCGGCCCCGCGCCGACCCTCCTGCCCGACGACCACGCCGTGGTCCGCGAGGCGATCTCCGCGGGCGACGAACCGGCCCGCCTGGCCGCCGACCACCCCGCGGCGAGCCTCGCGTGGGCGGTGCTGGCCGAGCAGACCCTCGACGGCGGGGACGACGTCGTGCACGCCGTCACGGCGTACGCGTACGCCCGCACCGGCTACCACCGCGGCCTGGACGCGCTGCGCCGTGCCGGGTGGCGCGGCCAGGGCCCGGTGCCGGCGACCCACGAGCCCAACCAGGGGTTCCTGCGCGCCCTGCTGGCGCTGTCCGAGGCCGCCGCGCGCATCGGTGAGGACGACGAGGCGGAGCGCTGCGCCCGGTTCCTCGTCGACTCCGGCGCCACCCTCGACGAGGTCCGCGCCCTGCGCTGA
- a CDS encoding ATP-binding SpoIIE family protein phosphatase, protein MTDLPALPSMPVTGSQLASALTVTTVPAFITGSWDEGMPVLWVNEAFVQLGGVGVTDLGLLGPHALLALVEDDPNRAAAQNDLRAGRPMRRIVSTRRRDGGTTWLQVDVTPLPSHDGEAHVWVGVTTDVSEYVDQQAAQLASLEVERRQRADLDLIAQTTELLGDLEYPFALRDIADLLRSLVPWAGFYLNDDGLVFAEGVDVASPPSGRGRRHARYVPDRWQGDHLEDAPTAASAPASAGTDRVQDLLDGVVDGPVHLDLQRDYPPMSASGWLRRDLLRRVVDETGAIPRVAVVHAVAGRRRVLGILVTWTSGSGGPFGGAAEPEHLYTVIEVVARRAGTAVDNARLYAREHRLAEALQRAMLPEQAEVSGLDVWTYYAPNAEHAQVGGDWYDVLQITEGTVGLVIGDVVGHDVEAAAAMGQLRSVVRAYAFELTTPGIVLHRVDQLVAGMRVPRPASLVYAALHHVAEDDTWFLEYTRAGHLPPLLLRDGEVRSLTASSGMLVGFGGDVRTTAREVLHRGDVLLFYTDGLIERRDRSLKVGLDALVEMSARITARDAAGVGEELLSRLADAPEDDVAIVVVRVPDPEADARVTALSPRSRRWLLPSEPASIGRARHAVLRTCQAWGLPDSAAAELVVSELVANGVLHGWGNIALRLFDTGDGLRIEVEDANPAPPVATDGHPNRLGGFGMQIVERLADWGWRPAGSGKLVWAKLRPVPAPGETAEG, encoded by the coding sequence ATGACCGATTTGCCCGCCCTGCCGTCGATGCCGGTCACGGGCTCGCAGCTCGCGTCCGCCCTCACGGTGACGACGGTGCCGGCCTTCATCACGGGGTCGTGGGACGAGGGCATGCCGGTGCTGTGGGTCAACGAGGCCTTCGTGCAGCTCGGCGGGGTCGGCGTCACCGACCTCGGGCTGCTGGGCCCGCACGCCCTGCTGGCCCTGGTCGAGGACGACCCCAACCGGGCCGCCGCCCAGAACGACCTGCGCGCCGGGCGCCCCATGCGGCGCATCGTCAGCACGCGCCGCCGCGACGGCGGCACGACGTGGCTCCAGGTCGACGTGACGCCGCTGCCGTCCCACGACGGGGAGGCGCACGTCTGGGTCGGGGTGACCACGGACGTGTCCGAGTACGTGGACCAGCAGGCCGCACAGCTCGCCTCGCTGGAGGTGGAGCGGCGCCAGCGTGCCGACCTCGACCTCATCGCGCAGACCACCGAGCTGCTCGGGGACCTGGAGTACCCGTTCGCGCTGCGGGACATCGCCGACCTGCTGCGCTCGCTGGTGCCCTGGGCGGGCTTCTACCTCAACGACGACGGCCTCGTCTTCGCCGAGGGCGTCGACGTCGCGTCCCCGCCGTCGGGACGCGGGCGCCGGCACGCGCGGTACGTGCCGGACCGCTGGCAGGGCGACCACCTGGAGGACGCGCCGACGGCGGCGTCCGCCCCCGCGTCCGCGGGGACGGACCGGGTGCAGGACCTCCTCGACGGGGTCGTGGACGGGCCCGTGCACCTGGACCTGCAGCGGGACTACCCGCCGATGTCCGCCTCGGGCTGGTTGCGCCGCGACCTGCTGCGCCGCGTCGTCGACGAGACGGGAGCGATTCCACGGGTGGCGGTCGTGCACGCGGTGGCCGGCCGACGCCGCGTCCTCGGCATCCTCGTGACGTGGACGTCGGGGTCCGGCGGCCCGTTCGGCGGCGCGGCGGAGCCGGAGCACCTGTACACCGTGATCGAGGTCGTGGCCCGCCGCGCCGGCACCGCCGTGGACAACGCGCGGCTCTACGCGCGCGAGCACCGGCTCGCGGAGGCGCTGCAGCGCGCGATGCTCCCTGAGCAGGCCGAGGTGTCGGGCCTGGACGTGTGGACCTACTACGCGCCCAACGCCGAGCACGCCCAGGTGGGCGGCGACTGGTACGACGTCCTGCAGATCACCGAGGGGACCGTCGGGCTCGTCATCGGCGACGTCGTCGGGCACGACGTCGAGGCGGCGGCCGCGATGGGCCAGCTCCGGTCCGTGGTGCGCGCCTACGCCTTCGAGCTCACCACGCCGGGGATCGTGCTGCACCGCGTCGACCAGCTGGTCGCCGGCATGCGGGTGCCACGCCCCGCGTCGCTGGTGTACGCGGCGCTGCACCACGTCGCCGAGGACGACACCTGGTTCCTGGAGTACACGCGGGCCGGGCACCTGCCGCCGCTGCTGCTGCGCGACGGCGAGGTGCGTTCACTGACGGCGTCGAGCGGCATGCTCGTCGGGTTCGGCGGGGACGTCCGCACCACCGCCCGCGAGGTGCTGCACCGCGGTGACGTGCTGCTGTTCTACACGGACGGGCTGATCGAGCGGCGCGACCGCTCCCTCAAGGTCGGCCTCGACGCCCTGGTCGAGATGTCCGCGCGGATCACCGCCCGGGACGCGGCCGGCGTGGGGGAGGAGCTGCTGTCGCGGCTCGCGGACGCCCCGGAGGACGACGTCGCGATCGTCGTGGTGCGGGTGCCGGACCCGGAGGCGGACGCCCGGGTGACGGCCCTGAGCCCGCGCTCGCGCCGCTGGCTGCTGCCGAGCGAGCCCGCGTCCATCGGCCGGGCGCGGCACGCGGTGCTGCGGACCTGCCAGGCGTGGGGGCTGCCCGACTCGGCCGCCGCCGAGCTGGTCGTGTCCGAGCTGGTCGCGAACGGCGTGCTGCACGGCTGGGGGAACATCGCCCTGCGCCTGTTCGACACGGGCGACGGGCTGCGCATCGAGGTCGAGGACGCCAACCCCGCGCCGCCGGTCGCGACCGACGGGCACCCGAACCGGCTCGGCGGGTTCGGCATGCAGATCGTCGAGCGGCTGGCCGACTGGGGCTGGCGCCCCGCCGGGTCCGGCAAGCTCGTGTGGGCGAAGCTGCGTCCCGTCCCGGCACCGGGCGAGACCGCGGAGGGCTGA
- a CDS encoding STAS domain-containing protein gives MQDGSNAAPRNPVAGADGAPPAIGDPASIHVIVGTSRARVVLSGEIDADVSAELGDAISDAEASGLPVEIDAHHVTFMDSSGVAFLARLATRSPHKVRVLRAPPTVRFLLDVTRIGELLEIVDEDPGIDLDVTSNAPN, from the coding sequence GTGCAGGACGGATCGAACGCGGCGCCACGCAACCCCGTCGCCGGAGCGGACGGTGCCCCGCCCGCGATCGGCGACCCCGCCAGCATCCACGTGATCGTCGGGACGTCCCGCGCGCGGGTTGTGCTGTCCGGCGAGATCGACGCCGACGTCAGCGCCGAGCTCGGGGACGCGATCTCCGACGCCGAGGCGTCCGGGCTGCCCGTCGAGATCGACGCGCACCACGTGACGTTCATGGACTCCTCGGGCGTCGCCTTCCTCGCCCGGCTGGCCACCCGCAGCCCGCACAAGGTGCGGGTGCTGCGCGCCCCGCCCACGGTCCGGTTCCTGCTCGACGTGACCCGCATCGGCGAGCTCCTGGAGATCGTCGACGAGGATCCCGGCATCGACCTCGACGTGACCTCCAACGCCCCGAACTGA
- the fbaA gene encoding class II fructose-bisphosphate aldolase, with protein MPIATPEVYAEMIDRAKAGKFAYPAVNITSSQTITAALQGFAEAESDGIIQVSVGGAEYASGSTVKDRVVGSLALAAYATEVAKNYSVNIAIHTDHCVKKNLDSWVRPLLALEAEQVKAGKNPTFQSHMFDGSDIPLDENLVIAAELLELSQAARTILEIEVGVVGGEEDGHEAEINEKLYTTAEDGLATVRALGAGEKGRYLTALTFGNVHGVYKPGAVKLRPSILADIQQAVGAEIGQENPFDLVFHGGSGSTAEEISEAVDNGVIKMNIDTDTQYAFSRPVADHFFKNYDGVLKIDGEVGNKKTYDPRAWGKLAEGGMAARIVEASQQLRSAGNKM; from the coding sequence ATGCCTATCGCAACCCCCGAGGTCTACGCCGAGATGATCGACCGGGCGAAGGCCGGCAAGTTCGCCTACCCCGCCGTCAACATCACGTCGTCGCAGACGATCACCGCTGCCCTCCAGGGCTTCGCCGAGGCGGAGTCGGACGGCATCATCCAGGTCTCGGTGGGTGGCGCCGAGTACGCATCCGGCTCGACGGTCAAGGACCGTGTCGTGGGCTCCCTCGCGCTGGCCGCGTACGCGACCGAGGTGGCGAAGAACTACTCCGTCAACATCGCGATCCACACCGACCACTGCGTCAAGAAGAACCTGGACTCCTGGGTCCGCCCGCTGCTGGCCCTCGAGGCCGAGCAGGTCAAGGCCGGCAAGAACCCGACCTTCCAGTCGCACATGTTCGACGGCTCGGACATCCCCCTGGACGAGAACCTCGTCATCGCCGCGGAGCTCCTCGAGCTGTCGCAGGCCGCGCGCACCATCCTCGAGATCGAGGTCGGCGTCGTCGGTGGCGAGGAGGACGGCCACGAGGCCGAGATCAACGAGAAGCTCTACACCACGGCCGAGGACGGCCTCGCGACCGTCCGCGCCCTCGGTGCCGGCGAGAAGGGCCGCTACCTGACGGCCCTCACCTTCGGCAACGTGCACGGCGTGTACAAGCCGGGTGCGGTCAAGCTGCGTCCGTCGATCCTCGCGGACATCCAGCAGGCCGTCGGTGCCGAGATCGGCCAGGAGAACCCGTTCGACCTCGTCTTCCACGGCGGCTCCGGCTCCACGGCCGAGGAGATCTCCGAGGCGGTCGACAACGGCGTCATCAAGATGAACATCGACACCGACACCCAGTACGCGTTCTCGCGTCCGGTGGCCGACCACTTCTTCAAGAACTACGACGGCGTCCTGAAGATCGACGGCGAGGTCGGCAACAAGAAGACCTACGACCCGCGCGCCTGGGGCAAGCTGGCCGAGGGCGGCATGGCCGCCCGCATCGTCGAGGCCTCGCAGCAGCTGCGCTCCGCCGGCAACAAGATGTGA